One Candidatus Polarisedimenticolia bacterium genomic window, GGAGATCGCCTCGGGGAACTGCTGCTGGCTGAAGAAGGTATTGCCCAGGTTGTACAGCGCCATCGGATCGAGGGTGGCTTGCGCCGCCGCCAGGGCGCGGCGGTACTCCTCACGCGCCTTGTCCACCTCCCCCTGACGAAAGAGAACATTCCCCAGGTTGTAATGGAGCTGCGGCGAATCGGGCGCCTGGATCTGCGCTTCGGTGTATTTCTTCATCGCCTCGTCGTACTGCTTCTGGCGGTAGAGCCGGTTTCCTTCCTCGTTCTGCGACCGGGCCGAGGCGGCGTGAACCGTGCCGCGTGCGAGCGCCGCCGTCACGAGGCAGGCGACCAGGGAGGCGATCAGGCGCCTCTTCGTCAACGGTTGGAATTCGCTGGCGGATCTCATACGCCCGACCTCCTGCGCGGGAAAAGCCGCGCGCCGATGCCGGCCTCGAGAATCAGCGCGCCGACGGCGGCGGCCAGCGGCAGCTGGTACTGCTCCTCGCGCGTGGTGATGAAGCGCGAGCCAATCTCGCGCTGATCCATGCGCGCGATGCGCTCCTGGATCTCGCGGATCTCGCGCCCTTCCGGGGTGATCGGCAGGTAGCGCCCGCCGGCCGCCTCGGCGATCTCGGCCAGGCTCACCGGATCCAGCCGGGAGGTGACGACGCGCCCCTTGCGGTCCTGCTTGTAGCCGGTCACGGCGCCGTTTTCTCCCCGGACCGGGATGGGAGAGCCGGCCCCGGTGCCTGCTCCGAGAGTATAAATCACCACTCCCTGGCCCGCCGCTTCCTTGGCGGCCGCCAGGGCGTTTCCCTCGTGGCTCTCCCCGTCGGTGATGATGACCAGAACCTTGTAGCGCCGCTCCTTGCTTTCGAAGGCCTCCGTCGTCTTCTTGATCGCCTCGGCGACCGCCGTCCCCGGGACCGGCAGCAGGCCGGGATCCAGGACATCGAGGAAGACCCTCACGGCGGCGTAATCGAGGGTCAAGGGACAGACCACCGAGGCCTCGCCCGCGAAAGCCACCAGCCCGACCCGGTCCCCCTCCAGGGAGTCGAGCAGAGAAGCCACCTCCTCACGCGAGCGCGCGAGGCGGCTGGGCTTGACGTCCTCGGCGAGCATGGAGCTGGAGACGTCGAGCGCGATCATGACGTCGACCCCGCGCCGCCTCACCTCTTCCAGCTTGCGTCCCCACTGCGGGCGCGCCAGCGCCAACGACAGGAACGTCACCCCGAGCAGAAGCAACGCCAGGCGGGTGGCCCAGCGCAGCGGCCCGGGCGCGGCGACCAGCATCGTGATCAGGTCCTCGCGTCCCAGGCGGCGCAGCAGCTGCCGGCGGCGCCAGCGCAACAGCCCGAGGCCGATCCCCAGCAAAGGGACCAGCAGCAGGAGCAGGAGGGCGCGGGGCTCGGCGAAGGGCATATCCGGCTCCTAGGGCAGACGCCGCAGGCGGCTGTTCGCCAGGATCACCTCCCCCAGGAACACGATCGCTCCCGGGATGAGGAAGAAAGGAAACAGCTCGCGGAAGCGGGTGTACTGCTTCACCTTCATCGTGGTCTTCTCCATCCGGTCGATTCTCTGGAAGATCTCGATCAGGCTGCGGGTGTCGGTGGCGCGGAAGTAGAGGCCGTCGGTGGAGGAGGCGATCGACTTGAGGCTCTCCTCGTCGATGTCGGCGGGCAGGTAGACGTAGCGCTTGCCGAACACCGGATCTTCCACCGGATAGGGTGCCTCCCCTTGCGTACCGACGCCGATGGTATAGATCTTGATGCCGAGGGCCTGGGCCAGGGCCGCCCCGGTGGCCGGATCGATCGCCCCGCGGTTGTTGCGCCCGTCGGTCAGCAGAACGATGACCCGGCTCTTGGCGTGCGAGTCTTTGAGGCGGTTCACGGCGGTGGCCAGGCCCATGCCGATGGCGGTGCCGTCCTCCGTACGCGGTGCCAGCTGGATATTGGACAGCAGCGACATGAGCACTCCGTAATCGAGCGTCAGGGGGCAGCGGGTGTAGCTGCGCTCGGCGAAGGTCACCAGGCCGATGCGATCGTTGTGCCGCCCCTGGATGAAGCGCGCCACCGTCTCCTTGGCCACGTGCAGCCGGTTCTTCGGCTTGAAGTCCTCTCCCGCCATGCTCCCCGAGTTGTCCAGGGCCACGACGATGTCGATGCCGTCGGTGAGGATCTCCTCCTCCGTGAAGCCCGACTGCGGACGCGCCAGCGCCACGCACAGCAGCGCCAGGCAGGTCATGCGCAGGGCGAAGGGAAGGTGGCGCAGCCGCAGGCTCCAGGCGGGTCGGATGCGGGCGAAGAAGCTCAGATCGGAGTACTTCAGCGAGGAGCGGCCGCGGCGTTGAAGATAGATGTAGAGCCCCAGCAGCACCGGCAGCGCCAGCAGCAGATAGAGTGCGTGGGGCGACTTGAGCTGCCAGATCATCCGACGCTCTGCACCGGCGCCTCGGCCGGATTGGCAGCAGGCGCGCCTTCCGCCGGTGTCTCCACCAGCTTCGTCAGATCCACCAGGCGGTAGGCCCGGTCGACGCTGCGCCGGATCTCGTCCTCCGCCGGCCGGTACCTGGCGAACTTGACCAGGTCGGTGTGGACGAAGAACTCGCGCGCCGCGGCCAGCGGCTCCGCGCCAATCCGGAAGCGCGTCAGGTCGGCGACGACTTCCTCGCTGGTGCGCTCCAGCGTCTCGAAGCCGAAGCGCAGCGTCAGGTAGCGCTTGACGATCTCGGCCAGCTCCACGTGGAACTCCTTGATCTTGCCGGCGCGGAGCAACGGTCCGGCCAGGAGACGCTGCAGCTCCTGGTAGGCCCATTCGTGCGCCGGGATGGCCGGCACGCTCGGGGCGGCCTCGATCACGGGGGCGGGCTTGCGCCGGCGTCTCCACCAGATCAATCCGGCAATCAGGGCCAGCAGCGCAGCCGCTCCCAGGATCACCAGGGTCCACGGGAAAGGAGGCGCCGGGATCTCCGCGGGCGGCTTCAGATCCGCCGGGGCATCTTTCGGGCTCCGCAGGACCGAGACGATCTCGACGGGCACCGGCTCGGAGGTGGCCGTGCCGCTCCTGGACGGATCGTCCGACCGCCGCCAGGCGACCTGAAACGCCGGCACACGGAGGCTTCCGGTCTCGAAGCCCTGGGCCTGGAACTCGAAAAGGTCCTTGTCCTGCTCCCCTTCCTTGCCGGTGCGCGCCACTGTCTCCAGGACCAGCTTGGAGTCTTCAT contains:
- a CDS encoding tetratricopeptide repeat protein, which produces MRSASEFQPLTKRRLIASLVACLVTAALARGTVHAASARSQNEEGNRLYRQKQYDEAMKKYTEAQIQAPDSPQLHYNLGNVLFRQGEVDKAREEYRRALAAAQATLDPMALYNLGNTFFSQQQFPEAIS
- a CDS encoding VWA domain-containing protein, with product MPFAEPRALLLLLLVPLLGIGLGLLRWRRRQLLRRLGREDLITMLVAAPGPLRWATRLALLLLGVTFLSLALARPQWGRKLEEVRRRGVDVMIALDVSSSMLAEDVKPSRLARSREEVASLLDSLEGDRVGLVAFAGEASVVCPLTLDYAAVRVFLDVLDPGLLPVPGTAVAEAIKKTTEAFESKERRYKVLVIITDGESHEGNALAAAKEAAGQGVVIYTLGAGTGAGSPIPVRGENGAVTGYKQDRKGRVVTSRLDPVSLAEIAEAAGGRYLPITPEGREIREIQERIARMDQREIGSRFITTREEQYQLPLAAAVGALILEAGIGARLFPRRRSGV
- a CDS encoding VWA domain-containing protein — its product is MIWQLKSPHALYLLLALPVLLGLYIYLQRRGRSSLKYSDLSFFARIRPAWSLRLRHLPFALRMTCLALLCVALARPQSGFTEEEILTDGIDIVVALDNSGSMAGEDFKPKNRLHVAKETVARFIQGRHNDRIGLVTFAERSYTRCPLTLDYGVLMSLLSNIQLAPRTEDGTAIGMGLATAVNRLKDSHAKSRVIVLLTDGRNNRGAIDPATGAALAQALGIKIYTIGVGTQGEAPYPVEDPVFGKRYVYLPADIDEESLKSIASSTDGLYFRATDTRSLIEIFQRIDRMEKTTMKVKQYTRFRELFPFFLIPGAIVFLGEVILANSRLRRLP
- a CDS encoding LPXTG cell wall anchor domain-containing protein, producing EDSKLVLETVARTGKEGEQDKDLFEFQAQGFETGSLRVPAFQVAWRRSDDPSRSGTATSEPVPVEIVSVLRSPKDAPADLKPPAEIPAPPFPWTLVILGAAALLALIAGLIWWRRRRKPAPVIEAAPSVPAIPAHEWAYQELQRLLAGPLLRAGKIKEFHVELAEIVKRYLTLRFGFETLERTSEEVVADLTRFRIGAEPLAAAREFFVHTDLVKFARYRPAEDEIRRSVDRAYRLVDLTKLVETPAEGAPAANPAEAPVQSVG